CCGCAGTGAACACGCCGGGGACACTCGTCATCCATCGCTCGTCGCGCCAGACATTGCCCCGGTCGGTGAGTCGCACCCCGAGCTGGTCGAGCATGCCCGCCCGCTCCGGGCCCACGAAGCCCATGGCGAGGAGCACGAGGCGACAGGGCAGGGTGAACTCCGTGCCGGGCCTTTCCTTGAAGCCGGGGCGGCCGTCCACCGTCGCCATTTCGACCTCGACCGCCTCGAGCCCGGTGACCGCGCCGCTCGCATCGCCGATGAAGCGCCGGGTCGACACGGAGTAGACGCGCTCTCCGCCCTCGGCGTGGGCGGAGGAGACGCGATAGACGTTCGGCCAGGTGGGCCAGGGATTGTCGGCGGCGCGCGCCTCGGGCGGACGTGGCAGGATCTCGAACTGATGCACCGAGGCGGCGCGCTGGCGATGCGCGGTGCCGAGGCAGTCGGCGCCGGTATCGCCGCCGCCGATGATCACGACCGGCTTGCCCTCGGCGGTGATGAAGGCGGCCTCGTCGATGCGCTCGCCTTCGCAGCGCCGGTTCTGGAGCGTGAGGTAGTCCATCGCGTAGTGGATCCCGCGCAGCTCGCGGCCCGGGATGGGCAGGTCGCGGGGCGCGCAGGCGCCGCCGGTGAGGACGAGGGCGTCGAAGGTCCGCCGGAGCTCGGCCACGTCCACGTTCTGGCCCACGTGCGCGCCCGTGACGAACACCGTACCCTCCGCCTCCATCTGGCGGAGGCGGCGGTCGA
This genomic interval from Candidatus Methylomirabilota bacterium contains the following:
- a CDS encoding glutamate synthase subunit beta, with protein sequence MGKVTGFIEFKRDKQPYRPVEERVRDWQQVMLPWPADRLQKQGARCMDCGIPFCHQGCPLGNLIPDWNDLVYRDRWHEAIDRLHATNNFPEFTGTLCPAPCEGSCVLGINDDPVTIKAIELAIIDRAFAEGWVRPQLSRVHTGKKVAIVGSGPAGLAAAQQLTRAGHAVTVYERADRIGGLLRYGIPEFKMEKRVLDRRLRQMEAEGTVFVTGAHVGQNVDVAELRRTFDALVLTGGACAPRDLPIPGRELRGIHYAMDYLTLQNRRCEGERIDEAAFITAEGKPVVIIGGGDTGADCLGTAHRQRAASVHQFEILPRPPEARAADNPWPTWPNVYRVSSAHAEGGERVYSVSTRRFIGDASGAVTGLEAVEVEMATVDGRPGFKERPGTEFTLPCRLVLLAMGFVGPERAGMLDQLGVRLTDRGNVWRDERWMTSVPGVFTA